The region CGGCGACGTGGTCATGTCGGGCTACTGGCAGAACCCGTCGGCGACCGAGTCGACGCTGCAGGATGGCTGGCTGCACACCGGGGACATGGGATCATTCGATGCGGCCGGCTATCTGACCCTGCGAGACCGTTCCAAAGACGTCGTCATCAGCGGAGGCAGCAACATCTACCCGCGCGAGGTCGAAGAGGTGCTCCTCGAACATCCGGCCGTCGTCGAGGCGGGTGTGGTCGGCGCCCCGGACGAGGAGTGGGGCGAGGTCGTCGTCGCGTTCATCGTGGGCCGGGTGTCGGCCGACGACCTCGACGCTCATCTGCTGCAGAGGATCGCGCGATTCAAGCGACCGAAGCGCTACGAGTTCGTCGACGAACTGCCGAAGAACAGCTACGGCAAGGTGCTCAAGCGGGAGCTCCGGTCCCGGCTGATCTGAGGCGCTACGGGTTGTTCAGGTCGAACGGGATCTTCATCCAGTTCGCGCACCACGGTCCGCTGTAGACGCAGGCGCTGAGGTCACCCGCGGCGCCGGGGAAGACCCACGCCGTGGTGCCCGGCTTGGCCCTGCTCGAGCCCCGCACGTCGCCGCCCGCCGGAGCCAGGGCTTCCCCGATGCCGGACGACCGGACATCGCCCTGCGTCGCGGACTCACGCACGTTGCCCTGGGGTTCGCGGCCGTCGCCCGCCTTCGACGGGTCGGGAACGAGATCGTCGGCGGACGCCGTGCCGACGCCCACGGTCATCAACGAGGCGGCGCTGGCAAGAGTGCAGAGGCCCAACGCGAAAGCGGCCCCCACTCGCCGAACCGTTCCACGTGCATGCTGAGACATTGCGCCTCCCTCTCCAGAACCTGCGCAGATGTGCGTCAACCTAGTGCTGAATGGTTCGCGCCAGCGCAAGGATGACTGTGACGTTGCTGGGAGTTGACGGCACGCTCAGCGGCCGTGCGCGGCGAAGAAGTCCGCGCTGGCCACCGACGCGTCGTACGCCTGCGTGGTCGGGCCCACGCTGACCGCGGGCAGCGAGAACCGGCCTGCAGGCCACGTATGCCCTCCGCCTGTGATCGTCACGAAGTCGACCTCCGTCCCCCCGGCACAGCCTTTGGAGACCGACCGCGCAACCGCCGTCCCGTCACCGACGCCCGTCACCGGTTCCTCGACCGGAGGGGGGCAGCCGTTCAGCCCGCGCCACCGTCCGGCCATCGCCGGAGCCGCGACGATGTCACTGGGCCCACCCCGGCCGACCATCGCACCACCGTTGAAGGGCACGACCGGATCCGCACTTCCGTGCACGGCCAACACCGAAACCGGCCGGGACGGCGCACACGGGACTGCGGACCCCAGCGTCCCGGCAACGGGTGCGACAGCGGCGACGAGATCGGCCCGGTCACAGGCCAGCCTCTGAGCCATGAAGCCGCCCGCCGACATCCCGGTCACGAACACCCTGCCCGCAGGGATGCCGTACTGCTGTGTCAGCGACGTGATGAGTGCGGAGAGGAAGCCCACGTCGTCGACGCCTTGCCGATCGGGTACCGACGCGCCCCGGCCGTCGGCCCAGCTGAAGTCGATGCCGTCCGGGTAAGCGACCACGAAGCCGTGCTGGTCGGCGACGGCGTCGTAGTTCGTCACCGCCGCCTGGTCGGCGCCGGTACTGCCTGCCCCGTGGAGGTTGACGACCAGTCCGTTGAGGCCGCCCGGGGGTACGTGGACGGTGAAGGTCCGCTGTACGCCGCCGAACGCCAGGGCGCCTTGGGTGACATCCGGAGCCGCCGACACCGCCGCGGGAGGGCAGACGGCGATGCCGAGCAGCGCGACGATCACGGCCGCGACGCGGGAGGTGGTGTGCACGGGCGCCAGTATTGACATGACGAACTGGACCGAAACTGAACGGTGGACGGCGTGGGGATGTCGACATCGGCGCAGCGGGTCACCGACCGACTGTCGGGCCCCCGGAAAGCGAAGAGGGCGCCCGCGGTGCGGGCGCCCTCTTCACGGAATTCCGGTCACTGGTGCGCGGTGGTGTCCACGTGCGGAACGTTCACATGCGGGAAGAGCTGGTTGATCCAGGGGTAACTGTGGTCGGGGCCATAGCCGTAGCCGTAGCCGTTGTGGCCATAGCCGTATCCGCCGAACCCGAAGCCGTTCCCGTCGGCCTGCGCCGGACCGGCAAATCCGATCACGGCTGCGGACAACGCGCCGGCGACGATGCCTACCAATCCGAACTTCTTCATCCGTCTCGCCTCTTCCCTCTGTGAAACTCCGTCGGCGGTGTGGTGCTCCCGCCACCTGTTCTGCAACCGGAAGCGGCCCGGATTGATTCCCTCAGCGGTGACTCGATCGTCGTGCACGGGCGACACCGCGCTTACGTGAGCGAAAATTGTTGCTGTTCAGTAACACTCGGGACATCATCGACGATGAACCCGTAGAGCGATGACGTGCCGGCCCATGCTTTCGTCCGTTCGGCACCTGTCGTGCTCGTCCAAGTCGGCGAGAACACGCTTCGCAGCAGGAAAGGGCGGAGCTTGAACCGAAGACAAGGAGTTGTCGATGAGTTTCGCACGAGCCGTCGCCAAGGCCGCGATCGTGGCGTCGCTGGGCGCCGGAGCCTCCGGGCTCGCCGCAGGACTGGCCCACGCAGACCCGCACGGCTGGCCGCCGCCGCCCGGCCCGGGCGTCAACATCGGCGGCCCCGGGCACCCGCACCCGCCGGGACATGACGGCTTCCCGCCCCCCGGGCACCGTGGCTGGCATCCTCCGCCGCCGCCGCGGTGGGGTCCTCCTCCGCCGCCGCCGTGGGCGCCCTGGGCTCCCGTGATCTGGGACGGCCCCTCACAACGTTGGGGTGTCGTCCTCAACGGCGTGTTCAT is a window of Mycolicibacterium chubuense NBB4 DNA encoding:
- a CDS encoding alpha/beta hydrolase family esterase; this translates as MSILAPVHTTSRVAAVIVALLGIAVCPPAAVSAAPDVTQGALAFGGVQRTFTVHVPPGGLNGLVVNLHGAGSTGADQAAVTNYDAVADQHGFVVAYPDGIDFSWADGRGASVPDRQGVDDVGFLSALITSLTQQYGIPAGRVFVTGMSAGGFMAQRLACDRADLVAAVAPVAGTLGSAVPCAPSRPVSVLAVHGSADPVVPFNGGAMVGRGGPSDIVAAPAMAGRWRGLNGCPPPVEEPVTGVGDGTAVARSVSKGCAGGTEVDFVTITGGGHTWPAGRFSLPAVSVGPTTQAYDASVASADFFAAHGR